The DNA region CGACAGCGTGTGCCCGAGCAGATCGTGCAGGTCGCGGGAGAACCGCAGCCGCTCCCGCGCCACCGCGGCCCGCGCCAGCTCCTGCCGCGTCTCCTTCAGCCGGGCCACCGCGTGGAACAGGGTGATGATCACCGAGACGACCAGGCCGGACAGGAACGTCCCGTACGCCAGCCCGGCCGTGCTCCAGAACCCCTCGTGGTGCAGGCCCGCGATCAGGCCGGCCGTCGCGCTCAGCGGCACCAGCATCAGCCCGAGGGTGCGCCTGCCGCGCGAGACGCTGCCCACGCAGAGCGAGACCAGCACGAACAGCAGTGTGAAGTCGCCGCCGTAGCCGATCGCCAGGGCGAGCGCGGTCGCCGCGAGCGCGCCCAGCAGCCGCGCCGGCACCGGGCCCGAGCGCAGCCGCTCACCGAACGCCGCGCGGACCGTGGCGACGTACAGCACGCAGAACAGCGCGAGTCCGGTCGCCGCGAGCCAGGCCGGCGCAGCGTCGCCCTGCCCGATGTCGGTGGCCGGGCCGATCGCCATCAGCAGCCACGGCAGCAGCGCGCCGCCGTCCGGGGCCTTGAGCCGTTCGATCTCCTGCTCGAAGTCGACCGGTTCGCGCCACCGCCACCACGTCCCGCGGCGCGTCTCCTCCGCCGCGGGGGCCGATGCCGGCGCCCCGGCCGCGCTCCCGGCCCCGCCCCCGGCCGCGCTCCCGCCCATCGCCGCGGCCGCGCCCGCGAACTCCGCCGTTCCGCCCGCGACACCCCCCGTCCCGTCCGCGAACTCCGCCGTCCCGCCCGCGCCGTCCTTGTCGCCCCTCACACCGGCCCCCGTTCCGTACGTCTGCGCATCGCCACCGTACCGGGAGCACCCTTGCCCGACCCGGCGCGCGGACGCGCACCGGCGTACGAGCGCCCACGCCGGCGGCGGGCCCGTACGGCGTACGAACGGCGGCCGGCCGGCTACCTCCGGGGGCGCGGCAGCAGGCCGATCAGGCAACTGCCCGCCGCGAGGAAGATCCCGCCGAGCAGGAACGCCAGCGAGTAGCCGGAGGTGAGCGCGGACAGCGGCGCCGCGCCGCCGTGGGCGCGGGAGGCGGTCCTGCTGACCGCGGACGTCGCCAGGATCGTCAGGCCGAGCGCGCCGCCCAGCTGCCGCGAGGTGTTGAGCAGCCCGGAGACCAGGCCCTGCTCGCCCATCGGCACCCCGGACGTGGCCGCCGCCGCGATCGGCGTCATCAGCAGCCCCGCGCCGAACATGGTCACCGCGCCGGGTCCGGCGATCGCGCCGAGGTAGCCGCCGTCCACCGTCAGCCGGCTCTGCCAGAACAGCCCGGCCGCCCCGATCAGCCCGCCGGCCGCGCCGATCAGCCGCGCGTCCACCCGCGCCATCAGCCGCGGCGCCAGCTTGGACCCGGCGATGATCGCGACGGTGTGCGGCAGGAAGCCCAGGCCCGCCCTCACCGGGCTGTAGTGCAGCACGTTCTGCATGTACAGGGAGAGGAAGTACCAGGTGGCGAAGGTCGCCGCGCCGCTGGCCAGGAGCACCGCGTTCGCCGCGGACACCGACCGTACGGCCAGCAGCCGCAGCGGCATCAGCGGCGTCGCGCTGCGCGCCTCCACCGCGGTGAACACCGCGAGCAGCACCGCGCCGGCGACCAGCGGCAGCACCGAGTGCGCCGAGGACCAGCCGTGCGACTCGCTCTCCGCGATGCCGTACGCGAGCGCCGCGACACCGCCGGTGACCAGGACCGCGCCCGGCACGTCCAGCCGGCGCGCGCCGCCGACGCGGCTCTCGGTCAGGTAGTAGACGGCGGCGGCGAGCACGACCGCGCCGACCGGCACGTTGACCAGCAGCACCCAGCGCCAGGACGCGTAGTCGGTGAGCAGCCCGCCGACCAGGCCGCCGGCCGCGCCGCCGCCCGCGCCGACCGCGGTCCAGGTGCCGATCGCCCGGGTCCGCGCGGGCCCTTCGGGGAAGGAGGTGGTGAGGATCGCGAGGGTGGTCGGCGCGAGCACCGCGGAGCCCAGGCCCTGCACCGCGCGGGCGGTGATCAGCATCCACGGGCTCTGCGCGAGCCCGCCGGCCAGGCTGGCCGCGGTGAACAGGCCGAGCCCGGTGAGGAAGACGGCCTTGCGGCCGAAGAGGTCCGCGGCCCGCCCGCCCAGCAGCAGGAAGCCGGCGAAGGTGAGCGCGTAGGCGTTGACCACCCACTGCTGGCCGGTCTCGCCCATGCCGAGGCTGGAACGTATGGACGGCAGCGCGACGTTGACCACCGACACGTCCAGCACCACGAGGAACTGCCCGGCGCACACCGCGAGCAGCACCGCCCAGGCCGGCGGCGCGGGCCGCCCGCCGGCCCGTCGCCCGGTGGGTGTGCGCTGTCCCAGGAGTTCGCTCATGCCCCCATGCTGCCGGGGCGGGCGCCCGCGGGACATCCGGAATATTGCCGGACCCGGCCGGTCCGCGGTCCTACGACCGGCGGCGGAGCGGACGCAGGTCAGCGCCTGGGGAACGCCTAGGGTGGGCGCATGACCGACGTGCTCGCGGCGTTCGAGGCCGCCAAGGGGTTCATGCCGCGCGACGAGGGCCTGGCGTTGTACGCGGCGGCGCGCGAGGCGGCCGGGCTCGGGCTGCCGCTGCTGGAGGTCGGCACGTACTGCGGGCGCTCCACGATCCTGCTGGCCGACGCGGCGCGCGCGGCCGGCACGGTCGCGGTCACCGTGGACCACCACCGCGGCAGCGAGGAGCAGCAGCCCGGCTGGGAGTACCACGACGCGTCGCTGGTCGATCCGGTCACCGGGCGGATGGACACCCTGCCGACGTTCCGCAGGACGCTGCACGCGGCCGGTCTCGAGGAGCACGTGATCGCGGTCGTGGGCCGCTCGCCGCAGGTGGCGCGGGTGTGGCGGCAGCCGCTCGGCCTGGTCTTCGTCGACGGCGGCCACACCGACGAGCACGCGCGCGCGGACTACGAGGGCTGGGCGCCGCTGCTCGCCGAGGGCGGCCTGCTGGTGGTGCACGACGTGTTCCCCGACCCGGCGGACGGCGGCCAGGCCCCCTACCGCCTCTACCGGCGCGCGCTGGACCGCGGGGCCTTCCGCGAGGAGTCGGCCACCGGTTCGCTGCGGGTGCTGCGCCGGCTGCCGGGCACGCCGGTGCTCTGAGGCGGGCGGCGCCGGCGCCGCCCGCCCGTCGCGGAACGTCACCGTCCGTGCGGGCGGCGCGTGCGGCGGGGGCCCGCACCGGGACGAACCGGACGCGGACCGTGCGATCCGGCGCACCCGGCCTATAGAGTCGCGGGCGTGTTCAGCAACGAGTCACGCGGGGGCGGCCGGTGCGGTCCCGTCTTCCTCGCCCGTACGGCGATGGCGGCGGTGGCGGTGGCGGTCTGTCTCGCGGGCTGTTCGGCCGCCGGCGGCGACGGCTCGCACTCCGCCGCGGCGGCGGGCGCGGACTCCGCGGACCGGGCCGGCGGCGGCGCGGACGCGGGCGCGGACGGCACGACAGGCGGCTCGACAGGCGGCTCGACGGGCGGCCCCGGCACGGACCCGTCCGGCGCCGCGACCGGCTCGACGTCCCCGGCAGGCTCCCCCGGGTCCGCCACCGCGCGGACGCCCCCGGCGACCGGCGGCGCGTCTGCAAAAACGCTTCCGCTGTCCGGCAAGGTCGTCGTTCTCGACCCCGGCCACAACCCGGACAACGCCAAGCACGTCGCCGAGATCAACAAGCTCGTGGACATCGGCACCGCCCGCAAGGAGTGCGACACCACCGGCACCGAGACCGACGCCGGCTACCCCGAGGCCCGGTACACCCTCGACGTCTCCCGCCGGGTGCGGGCGCTGCTGCGGGCGCGCGGCGCCACCGTGGTGCTCACGCACGACGGCGACCGCCCGTACGGGCCCTGCGTGACCGAGCGGGCCGAGATCGGCAACCGGGCGCACGCCGACGCGGCGCTGTCCATCCACGCCGACGGCGCCCCCGCGGCCGACCGCGGCTTCCACGTGATCGCGCCCAAGTCGCTGCACGAGGGCGCCGCGGACACCCGGAAGATCGCCGCGCCCTCGCTGCTGCTCGCCACCACGCTGCGGTCGCACTTCGCCGCGGCGACCAAGGAGCCCTTCGCCGACTACCTCGGCGGCGGCACCGGACTGACCGTGCGCGGCGACCTCGGCGGCCTCAACCTGTCGACCGTGCCGAAGGTCTTCATCGAGTGCGGGAACATGCGCAATGCCCGCGACGCCGCGTCGTTGACGGATCCGGCCTGGCGGCAGGACGCTGCTGAGGGGATCGCCGACGGCCTCACCGCCTTCCTCGAAGGGAAGAGGTGACCCGGCCTCGAAGGGAAGAGGTGACCGGGGCGACCGAGGTGACAGGGGTGTAGCGGTCCGGTATGGATCGTGCACCATTGCCCGCACTCCGCCCCCACCGCAAGATCACGCCCGTACCATGGGGCACCGCCCAGAACCACCCGATGCCGGTACGGCGTCCGAGCGAACGAACCGAACTGACAAAGGACAGGACCTGACGTGAACATCCGCTCCCTGACCCGAGGAGACGGCGCGGTGATCGGAGCAGCGGTGCTGCTCCTGATCGCTTCGTTCCTGCCGTTCTTCGGTGGCAAGAATCCTTTCACCGGCCAGGAGCAGTCGCGGAACCTGTGGCACTCGGACTACTTCCCGATCCTGCCGTCGGTGACGCTCGCCGCCCTCATCGCCGCGGCAGCGCTGATCGCCGCCAAGTCCGGGCAGTTCACCGGCCGCCAGCTGCTCGGTCTGTCGCTGGAGCAGTGGACCGTCGCGCTCTCGATCTTCGTCGGCTGGACCGCGGTGTGGTCGACGCTGTTCGTCAACCCCGACGGCGTGGACAAGAAGGTGGGCAACTGGCTGACGCTGATCTTCGGGCTGGTCATCGCCGTGGTCGCGCCGCTGTCCAGCCGGCTGCCGGCGCTCCAGGCGCCGCTGGTCGGCGCTCCGCGGCCGGCCGCGCCGCAGCCGTACGGCGTGGGCGGCCAGCAGCCGTACGGCGCGCCGCAGCAGGCCGGCTACGGCTACCCCGGTGGCGCGCAGTCCGTCGACCCGGCGTACGCGGGGGGCGCCGCGCCGTACGGTGCCGCGCCGCAGCAGGCCGCCGCTCCGGCCCAGGCGCCGGCCGCGGACTTCAGCGCGTTCTGGTTCGCGGTGCCGGTGCCGCGTCCGCTCTACGCCGAGGACGGCAGCGGCGGTCAGATCGCCGAACTGACCCCGGGCACCTGGTACCTGGCCGTCGACCAGCGCGGCCAGTCGCTCATCGCCCAGACCCAGGACGGCCGCCGCGGCGTCCTCCAGGACAGCAGCGGCATCCAGCGCGGCTGAGGCCCCTCGCTCGACGGCGGTGGTCCGCCCCGCAACCGCGGGGCGGACCACCGCCGTCGGCGTACCCGGCACGCATGCCGCGGAGTTTCAACCACCGCGGCCGGGCAAGGCGATGGGCATGGCCAGACGGTATAGCGGAAACCCCGCAGCGGCGGTCATCATGATCGCCGCGGACATCGCTGCTCTGATCCTCATCCTGTGGATCGTGTTCTTCGTATTCGACGCGAACCGGGCGAACGACCTGGTCAACTGGGTGCACCACGCGGCGGACTGGCTCGCCGGATGGTCCAGGGACCTGTTCACACCGGACAACGCCAAGTGGCGGACCGTGCTCAACTACGGCCTGCCCGCGGTGATCTACCTGATCGTCGCCCACCTGGTGGCGGGCCGGGTCAACCGCGCCTGATCCCCGCGCGGACGCACGTCGCCGCCACGCACACCGCTGCAAGTCCCGCCCCGCGGCCGTACGTCCCGCCGCGGCACACCGCTCAGCAGCAGTCCGGCGCCAGTCCCGCCGGCAGCCGCCGGGCTCCGAAGACCGCGGTGGTCGCCTCGTCCCCCCGAGCGCGGCCACCGCGAGCAGCAGCGCCGCCGCGGTCCACGAGGTCCGCTCCACCGGCCAGACGGCCTGGTCCTCGAAGACGTACCCGGTCCAGTACAGGCCGTCCTCCGCGCGCAGGTGCTGCATGTCGGCCAGCACCCGCACCGCGCGCTCGCTCTCCCCCACCGCCCACAGCGCTAGGGCGAGTTCGGCGCTCTCGCCGCCGGTCACCCACGGGTTGGGCAGCACGCAGCGCACGCCCAGGCCGGGCACCACGAAGCGGTCCCAGCCCTCCTCGATGCGGCGCAGCGCCCGCGGCCCGCGCAGGCTGCCGCTGAGCACCGGGTAGTACCAGTCCATCGAGTAGCGGGACTTGTCCAGGAAGCGCTCCGGGTGCTCGGCCACCGCGTGGCCCAGCGCACCGGTCGCCAACTCCCAGTCGGGCTGCGGCTGTTCACGCAGCTCGGCGAGCGCCAGGGCGCAGCGCAGCGCCTGGTGCACCGAGGCGGAGCCGGTGAGCAGCGCGTCGGCGACCGGGCGACCGCCGGCCTCCCGCTTCCAGCCGATCTGGCCGCCGGGCTGCTGCAGCGCGAGCACGAACTCCACCGCGGCGTGCACCACCGGCCACATCCGGTCGGTGAACGCCTCGTCGCCGGTGGCCAGATAGTGGTGCCAGACGCCCACCGCCACGTAGGCGCAGAAGTTGGTCTCCCGGTCCAGGTCGGTGGGCCGCTGCGGGTCGCCGTCCTGGTATCCGGCGTACCAGGAGCCGTCGGGGTTCTGGTGCCGGGCCAGCCAGGCGTACGCGGCCTCGGCGCGCGCGTGCTCGCCCGCCGCGTCCAGCGCCATCGCGGACTCGACGTGGTCCCACGGGTCGAGGTGGTGGCCGCGGAACCACGGGATCGCGCCGTCCTCGCGCTGGACGCCCGCGACGGCCGCGACGGTGGCGGCGGCCTGCTCGGCGGTGAGCACGCCGGGCAGCGCCAGGCGCTCGGTGCGGCCCCGGCCCCTGCTGGACGGCGTCACCTGGCGGGACCCGCGGCGGCGTCGGTGTCAGCGTCGGTGCGGGTGTCGGCGGCTGCGTCGGCGGCTCCTGCGGCTCCCGCGGCCTCGTCCGTCGACCCGGTTCCGGCCCCGGTCCGCGGCAGGTGCGGCTTGGTGGCGTACGCGACGAAGCTCTTGCCGATCAGCGGGTTGAGCGCCTGCTCGGCGATGCGGGTGGCCAGCGGGCGCTTCATGATGTCCCACACCAGCAGCTTGTGGTACAGCTTCACCGGCAGCGCCTTGTCGTTGTCCACGCCGACCGCGCACTTGATCCACCAGTACGGCGCGTGCAGGCCGTGCGCGTGGTGCGTGCCGTACGGCACCAGGCCGGCCTCGCGGATGCGCTCCAGCAGCTCGTCGGCCCGGTAGATGCGGATGTGGCCGCCCTCGACCTCGTGGTAGGCGTCGGACAGCGCCCAGCAGACCTTCTCCGGGCCGTAGCGCGGCACGGTCACCGCGATCCGGCCGCCGGGGCGCAGCACCCGGACCATCTCGGCGAGCACGCCCTTGTCATCCGGGATGTGCTCCATCACCTCGGAGATGATGACGACGTCGAAGCTCTCGTCGGGGAACGGCAGACGGAGCGCGTCGCCCTCCATCGCGACCGCGGACGCGCCCTGCGGCGCCTCGCCGGCCTCCTTCATCGCCGCGAACCACTTGGCGACCTCGCGGATCTCGTCGCCGTCGCGGTCCAGCGCCACGACGCGGGCGCCGCGCCGGTAGCACTCGAAGGCGTGCCGGCCGCCGCCGCAGCCCAGGTCGAGCACCCGGTCGCCGGCGGCGAGCGGGAAGCGGGCGAAGTCGACGGTCAGCATCAGCGGTTGCTCCCCACGCTTCCGGCGGCGCCGGTGGTATCGACGGCACCGGTGGCATCAACGGTATCGGCAGACCCGGCGGTCCCGGCAGTGCGCGCGGTCCCGGCGGCAGGCGCGGTCTCGGCGGGACGTGCGGTCCCGGCGGCAGGTGCGGTCCCGGCAGGACGCGCGGTCCCGGCGGCAGGCGCGGCGGTCCCCGCAGTACGCGCGGTCCCGGCGGTCCCCCCGGTGCGCGCGGTCCCGGTGCCGGTCCCGGCCGCCGCGCCCGCCGCGCCGCGCGCCGGCCGCTGCTCGGCGATCGCCTCGCGGTACAGCTCCGCGGTGGACTGGGCGGCCCGCGCCCACGTGAAGCGGGCCAGCACCCGCTCGCGCCCGGCCGCGGCGATGCGCCGGCGCAGCTGCGGGTCGGACAGCACCCGTTCCAGCGCCTGGCACAGCGCGCCCGCGTCGCCCGGCGGCACGGCCAGGCACGTCTGCCCGTCGGGCCCGGCCACCTCGGGGATCGCGCCGCCGGTGGTGGCGACCAGCGCGGTGCCGGTGGCCATCGCCTCCGCGGCGGGCAGCGAGAAGCCCTCGTAGAGCGAGGGCACGCAGGCCACCTCGGCGCTGCGGATCAGGTCCACCAGCTCCTGGTCGGAGATGCCCTTGACGAAGTCGACCGCGTCCGCCAGGCCGAACGCGGTGATCGCGTCGGCCACCGGGCCCTTCCGCGGCCGGGACCCGACCACGACCAGATGCGCGTCCGGCCGCTGCGCGCGCAGCTTGGCGAGCGCCTCGACCAGGAAGACCAGGCCCTTGAGGGGCACGTCGGCGCTGGAGGTGGTGACGATCCGGCCGGGCACCTCGGGCACCGCGGGGTCGGGCGAGAACAGCCGGGCGTCGGCGCCGATCGGCACCGCGCGGATGCGCTCCGGCCGCACCCCCAGGTCCTCGACGATCTCCTGGCGGGAGGAGCCGGAGACGGTCAGCACCGACGGCAGCCGCCGCGCGACCCGTTTCTGCATCCGCGTGAAGCCGTACCAGCGGCGTACCGACAGCCGGCGCTTCCAGTCCGCCGCCGCCTCCAGCTCCAGCCGACGGTCCACGGTGATGGGGTGGTGGATCGTGGTGACCAGCGGCAGCGGCAGGCCCAACAGCCCGTAGCCGAGGGTCTGGTTGTCGTGGACCACGTCGAAGTCGGCGCGCCGGGCGGCCAGATGGCGGCGGGCCCGCAGGCTGAAGGTGAGCGGCTCGGGGAAGCCGCCGGTCCACATGGTGGCGACCTCCAGCGCGTCGATCCAGTCGCGGTACTCCCCCGGCTTCGGGGTGCGGAAGGGGTCGGGCTGGCGGTACAGGTCGAGGCTCGGCAGCTCGGTGAGCGTCACGCCCTCGCCGACCGCGTCCAGCACGGGGTAGGGCTGCGCGCCGATCACCTCGACCTGGTGGCCGAGCGCGGCCAGTTCGCGCGACAGGTGCCGGACGTACACGCCCTGGCCGCCGCAGAAGGGGTTGCCCTTGTAGCTGAGCAGCGCGATCCGTAGCGGCCTGGCCTGTGCGGTCACGCCGGCCCCTTCTGCCTGCGATTGAGCCGGAGCGTCACCCGGTCGCGCTAATCTAGAACAAGTTTCAGATCGATGGTACAGAACGCCGCCGCGACCGGCGCGCCGGGCAGCCCCGGGCAGCCCCGGGCAGCCCCGGGCAGTCCCGGGCACCGGCACGAGCGGCGGCCGGCACCGGCGACGGGCGGCGCCGACGGCGAAGGGCGGGCGGCAGGCGATGGAGCACACGGCCACGGGACCGGCACCGCATCCCGGCGCCCGGCCGTCCCCGCTGCCGCTGACCGAGCGGCAGGAGGCCAGGCGGCGCAGCATCCTGGACGCGACCACCCGGCTGGCCTGCCGCGGCGGCTTCGACGCGGTCCAGATGCGCGAGGTCGCCGAGACCTCGGGGGTCGCGCTCGGCACGCTCTACCGCTACTTCCCGTCCAAGATCCACCTGCTGGTGGCGACGATGGAGGACCAGCTCGGCCAGCTGCACACGGCGCTGCGGCAGCGCCCGCCGGCCGCCACCGCGCCCTCCGAGCGGGTCGCGGACACGCTGCTGCGCGCCTTCCGCGCCCTCCAGCGCGAGCCGCAGCTCGCCGACGCCATGGTCCGCGCGCTCATCTTCGCCGACCGCTCGGTCAGCGCCGAGGTGGCCACGGTCTCCCGGCTGACCACGACGATCATCCTGGACGCGATGGGCACGGACGCGGCCGCGGGCGATACGGGCCCGGGCGGCACGGACGCGGGCTCCGGCACCGACACCGACACCGGCTCCGGCACCGACACCGGCTCCGGCTCCGGCTCCGGCGGTACGGACGCGGACGGTACGGACGTGGACCCCGCGCTGCTGTCCGCCGTCCGGGTGATCGAGCACACCTGGCACGCCGCGCTCGTCGCCTGGCTCTCCGGCCGCTCCCCGGTCGACCAGGTCACCGAGGACATCCGTACCGCGACCCGCCTGCTGGACTGAGGCAGCCGGGACCGGGCGGGGGCGGGGGCCGAGGGACCGGGCGGACCGACCGGGCGGACCGGTTCACGGCCCGGCGGGGACCGGGCGGGGGGGCCGGACCGAGCAGGCGGTCGTGCCACGCGCCAGGAGTCCGTCCGGAATTCACCCGAACAGGTGAGCGTACGTCCCCCGCACCCGCGCGCCGGGAGGCTCCCGCGCCACACCGCTGCTTCCGGTCGCGGGTGTTCCACGCCCCTGACACCCGTTTGGCCGGGTATGAATGGGATCGCGCCGACCGGGGGAACGCGCACGTCCGCGGGCTGCCATGGGGGGCGGCCCCACCGCGGGCGTCGGGCACGACGGGGACGACGCGAGGGAGAACACACGTGATACGGGTACAGGTGGCGCACGACACCCATCTGCTGCGGTCGGCGCTGGCGGCGCTGCTGCGCAGGGAAGCCGACTTCGAGGTGACGGACGCCGGCTGGGAGCAGGCCGCCGAGGCGAGAGCGTTACCGCCGCACGTACGGGTGGTCGACGCGGACTGTCCGGGCTGGCGGGAACGCTCCGGCACGCCGGCCGCCACCGGCGGCCAGGGATCACCGAGCGCGCTGGTCGTGCTGACCGGCGCGGGCAAGCCGGGCAATCTGCGCCGCGCCTACGAAGCGCACGCGCTCGGCTTCGTCAACAAGGACCGTTCGCCCGACCGGCTGCCGGCCGCGGTCCGCAGGGCCGCCCAGGGGAAACGGTTCGTCGACGAGTCGCTCGCGGTGGGGTTCCTCCAGGCCGCCCACATGCCGCTGACCAGGCGTGAGTTGAGCGTGCTGTCACTGAGCGCCGAGGGCGCGTCCGTCACCGAGATCGCCCGCAGCCTCCATCTGTGCGACGGGACGGTGCGCAACTACCTGGCCGCGATCACCCGCAAGACCGGCGCCCGCAACCGGGTCGACGCCATACGGATCTCCCGCGTGGCCGGCTGGGTCTGACGCCCGCGCGGGCCGCGGCCCCGACCCGGGTCGCGGGTCCAGTCCGGGGTCCGGCTCCGGTCCGGGTTCCCTCCCGCGCGCGGGCACGTGGCCGGTTCCGGGCCCCTGCGCGCTCCAGGCGCCCACCAGATCGCGGTAGAGCGCCGAGCGCGCGGGCAGGTCGTCGTGGGTGCCGCACACCGCGTGCGTGCCGTCCAGGA from Actinacidiphila sp. DG2A-62 includes:
- a CDS encoding sensor histidine kinase; this encodes MRGDKDGAGGTAEFADGTGGVAGGTAEFAGAAAAMGGSAAGGGAGSAAGAPASAPAAEETRRGTWWRWREPVDFEQEIERLKAPDGGALLPWLLMAIGPATDIGQGDAAPAWLAATGLALFCVLYVATVRAAFGERLRSGPVPARLLGALAATALALAIGYGGDFTLLFVLVSLCVGSVSRGRRTLGLMLVPLSATAGLIAGLHHEGFWSTAGLAYGTFLSGLVVSVIITLFHAVARLKETRQELARAAVARERLRFSRDLHDLLGHTLSVIVVKSEAAQRIAPRDVDAALAQVADIETVGRQALTEIREAVTGYREGSLATELARARSALAASDIDLVVRASGRPLPAAGRSCSAGCCGKG
- a CDS encoding MFS transporter produces the protein MSELLGQRTPTGRRAGGRPAPPAWAVLLAVCAGQFLVVLDVSVVNVALPSIRSSLGMGETGQQWVVNAYALTFAGFLLLGGRAADLFGRKAVFLTGLGLFTAASLAGGLAQSPWMLITARAVQGLGSAVLAPTTLAILTTSFPEGPARTRAIGTWTAVGAGGGAAGGLVGGLLTDYASWRWVLLVNVPVGAVVLAAAVYYLTESRVGGARRLDVPGAVLVTGGVAALAYGIAESESHGWSSAHSVLPLVAGAVLLAVFTAVEARSATPLMPLRLLAVRSVSAANAVLLASGAATFATWYFLSLYMQNVLHYSPVRAGLGFLPHTVAIIAGSKLAPRLMARVDARLIGAAGGLIGAAGLFWQSRLTVDGGYLGAIAGPGAVTMFGAGLLMTPIAAAATSGVPMGEQGLVSGLLNTSRQLGGALGLTILATSAVSRTASRAHGGAAPLSALTSGYSLAFLLGGIFLAAGSCLIGLLPRPRR
- a CDS encoding class I SAM-dependent methyltransferase translates to MTDVLAAFEAAKGFMPRDEGLALYAAAREAAGLGLPLLEVGTYCGRSTILLADAARAAGTVAVTVDHHRGSEEQQPGWEYHDASLVDPVTGRMDTLPTFRRTLHAAGLEEHVIAVVGRSPQVARVWRQPLGLVFVDGGHTDEHARADYEGWAPLLAEGGLLVVHDVFPDPADGGQAPYRLYRRALDRGAFREESATGSLRVLRRLPGTPVL
- a CDS encoding N-acetylmuramoyl-L-alanine amidase produces the protein MFSNESRGGGRCGPVFLARTAMAAVAVAVCLAGCSAAGGDGSHSAAAAGADSADRAGGGADAGADGTTGGSTGGSTGGPGTDPSGAATGSTSPAGSPGSATARTPPATGGASAKTLPLSGKVVVLDPGHNPDNAKHVAEINKLVDIGTARKECDTTGTETDAGYPEARYTLDVSRRVRALLRARGATVVLTHDGDRPYGPCVTERAEIGNRAHADAALSIHADGAPAADRGFHVIAPKSLHEGAADTRKIAAPSLLLATTLRSHFAAATKEPFADYLGGGTGLTVRGDLGGLNLSTVPKVFIECGNMRNARDAASLTDPAWRQDAAEGIADGLTAFLEGKR
- a CDS encoding class I SAM-dependent methyltransferase — its product is MLTVDFARFPLAAGDRVLDLGCGGGRHAFECYRRGARVVALDRDGDEIREVAKWFAAMKEAGEAPQGASAVAMEGDALRLPFPDESFDVVIISEVMEHIPDDKGVLAEMVRVLRPGGRIAVTVPRYGPEKVCWALSDAYHEVEGGHIRIYRADELLERIREAGLVPYGTHHAHGLHAPYWWIKCAVGVDNDKALPVKLYHKLLVWDIMKRPLATRIAEQALNPLIGKSFVAYATKPHLPRTGAGTGSTDEAAGAAGAADAAADTRTDADTDAAAGPAR
- a CDS encoding glycosyltransferase family 4 protein, with translation MTAQARPLRIALLSYKGNPFCGGQGVYVRHLSRELAALGHQVEVIGAQPYPVLDAVGEGVTLTELPSLDLYRQPDPFRTPKPGEYRDWIDALEVATMWTGGFPEPLTFSLRARRHLAARRADFDVVHDNQTLGYGLLGLPLPLVTTIHHPITVDRRLELEAAADWKRRLSVRRWYGFTRMQKRVARRLPSVLTVSGSSRQEIVEDLGVRPERIRAVPIGADARLFSPDPAVPEVPGRIVTTSSADVPLKGLVFLVEALAKLRAQRPDAHLVVVGSRPRKGPVADAITAFGLADAVDFVKGISDQELVDLIRSAEVACVPSLYEGFSLPAAEAMATGTALVATTGGAIPEVAGPDGQTCLAVPPGDAGALCQALERVLSDPQLRRRIAAAGRERVLARFTWARAAQSTAELYREAIAEQRPARGAAGAAAGTGTGTARTGGTAGTARTAGTAAPAAGTARPAGTAPAAGTARPAETAPAAGTARTAGTAGSADTVDATGAVDTTGAAGSVGSNR
- a CDS encoding TetR family transcriptional regulator, producing the protein MEHTATGPAPHPGARPSPLPLTERQEARRRSILDATTRLACRGGFDAVQMREVAETSGVALGTLYRYFPSKIHLLVATMEDQLGQLHTALRQRPPAATAPSERVADTLLRAFRALQREPQLADAMVRALIFADRSVSAEVATVSRLTTTIILDAMGTDAAAGDTGPGGTDAGSGTDTDTGSGTDTGSGSGSGGTDADGTDVDPALLSAVRVIEHTWHAALVAWLSGRSPVDQVTEDIRTATRLLD